The sequence CCAGTTCCAGTGCGAGGCCACCCAGAATATTGCCCAGTGTATCCTGCATGGAGAAAGCGATGACCGCGGTAATGACGGCAGAAGTGGTGACAATGCCGCTCAGGTCCATTCCTGCGTAACGTAGCCGGATCATGCCCCAGATCAGGTAACCGACGATGACCAGCATATCCTCAAGAATGCTGGGGGTGCTGAGGTGTGCGGCTGGCAGCAGGACGCGGAAAATGAACATTCCACATAAACGGATCAGGACAATGCCTTCCGCCACGATAAATATTTCATGCAGGATGGAGGCGGCTTTTGCCAGGCCGAGGGTGTGAAAAATACCGCTGATGAGCAGGCCTGCGAGGCAGACGGCAAAGAAGAATAATGTGTGCGTCAGGGTGCGGCGGTCTGCGGGCCTGAGGCGATAAAGCAGCATCGCGATGAAAAAGACCGAGCCGATCAGGTAGCCAATGCCCTGATGCCAGGCGAAGCTGGAAATTTCCTGCAATGCGTTCATGCCGCAACTGTAGCAATAATCCTGAACAAATGGGAACTCCTGTAAAATCCGGCAGGGGATTTCAAGAATTTTTGCGGGGGCCGGGATGGCTTGGTACAGCTTGGTTGCAGTTGGGGCAGGCGCTGCATTAGGGGCATGGTTGCGCTGGTGGTTCGGGCTGTGGCTCAATCCACTGTTCCCGGTGTTGCCGCTCGGCACACTGGCAGCTAATTTGCTTGGTGGCTATCTGATGGGATTGGCCATGGTGTTGTTCACCGAATATCCGGGTCTTTCCCCGGAAGCGCGTTTGCTGATCGCGACCGGCTTCCTTGGCGGCCTGACCACTTTTTCCACCTTCTCGGCAGAAACGGCAACCTTGCTGCTACGGGCCCAATATGCCTGGGTGGCCGGGATCGTGGGGCTGCACGTGGCGGGTTCGCTGGCCATGACGCTGTTGGGTATCTGGACGGTAAAAGCATTCAGGGGGTGAACATGCAGGGCATTTGTCTGAAACTGTTTGTCAGCGAGGCAGAGCGGCATGAAGGCAGCCTGCTTTATGAGTGGCTGCTGGAACAAGCGAAAGTACTGGGCATTCGCGGCGGCACTGCAATCCGGGCTATTGCCGGTTATGGCCGGCACGGCAGGCTGCATGAAGAAGCTTTTTTCGAACTGGCGGGAGAGCTACCGGTGGAGATCGAGTTTTTTCTCAGCGAACCCGAAGCAGGGCAGATGCTGGCGCTACTCAAGCGCCACCAGCTGCGGCTATGCTATGCCATGATGGCGGCCGAGCACGGCATTACTGAATAGATGGGCCTTGGCGATCAGCTGATTCTTTTCGTCGCTTCTTTTATAGCCAACTGGTTTTCGGCGCTTTCTGGCGGCGGGGCAGGGCTGATTCAGTTCC comes from Sulfuricella sp. and encodes:
- the crcB gene encoding fluoride efflux transporter CrcB; the protein is MAWYSLVAVGAGAALGAWLRWWFGLWLNPLFPVLPLGTLAANLLGGYLMGLAMVLFTEYPGLSPEARLLIATGFLGGLTTFSTFSAETATLLLRAQYAWVAGIVGLHVAGSLAMTLLGIWTVKAFRG
- a CDS encoding DUF190 domain-containing protein; the encoded protein is MQGICLKLFVSEAERHEGSLLYEWLLEQAKVLGIRGGTAIRAIAGYGRHGRLHEEAFFELAGELPVEIEFFLSEPEAGQMLALLKRHQLRLCYAMMAAEHGITE